The genomic segment ACATTTAAACGGTTTGTATCAAATCAACGtcaataataagatttatagtTTAACAAAAATACCAGTGATGTATCAGTAGTCGACAGttgagtaaaattatttaaaaaccttCGTGACTTGCATATAATTTTGACAGGATGGGTTAAGCGTTGTATCATTGTAAAAGTCGGATTTTTTCCCGTTGTAAACAAAATGAGACGGAATACCGGTTCACACACATGTATTCTCACGCCATGTGCGCTGCCATTTTGCTCTACCACTGCAGGTAAATTACTGTTTGTGGATCGAGAACTAATCGAGAACGATCATTAGTTTCGCCAATTGCGAAGTATTacgtatttttgaatattattgacATAATTATTGTTTCCGAGAAACGACGAAAGATTTCGCTCCTACGAGACGAAGAGATTTTTGCATTGATTTCTGCTCCGAAAAGCACCACTTCGGCTCTTCCGCACTTCCGCCGATCGTACGCTCCTTTTCCGGTACGTCTCGCGTTCGCGAGTTGGTGGGTGAATGTTATAGGATTTAAATCTACGCGAGGTATTACCatcgtatattatataatatgtaacgaTGGAAATGCGCAactttctatatttttgattacttTTGCCTCGTACATCTAATCTGTGTGatgagatatttattttaatttgtgttcAATTTATGTCACGAAAGAGAGGTTAGAATCTAGAAACAATGCTATTGACAAACGTTTGTTTCAGTGAAACTTTGTTGCTGCTTTTTCTTCAGTTTTAACAATTTAGTGATCTTCAATTCacaattttacaacaaatatGAATCGAATCCCATGTTTAGATCGCGTGAAAACTAAATACACTCGTTACAAATACTAACCTCTCAtttcataataaaagtatataaatttataattaagttattGAACATTGTGTCTTAATTACGAAGACATATAATATGGAGTTTTGTTTGATATAAGTTCAAATCTTGATTCTGCAGATATTAAACATCAACCATGGGTAAGGGAAATAATATGATCCCTAATGGCCATTTCCATAAGGATTGGCAACGATACGTGAAGACCTGGTTTAACCAACCAGCGAGGAAGATTCGTCGTAAACAAAAACGTGTCAAGGAAAGCGCGAGCTGTCGCACCTaggtatgtacatacatgaaatttatttgtattaatgtttttagattttataatatttccaaaCTTAATCATTTTTAGACTCGATtctaatttgttatatttaattctctcATGTCtgtgcaataaaatttatttcttgcaacttttagtaattaaatattattttgataattttttaaggccTGTAAATCTCTTGAGACCTCTCGTGCATTGTCCGACATTTCGGTACCATACCAAGGTTCGCGCTGGTAGAGGTTTCACGCTTGCCGAGCTGAAAGCCAGTGGTTTGAACAAGAGATTTGCTAAAACAATTGGAATTGCAGTCGATCCTCGTCGTCGGAACAAATCCATTGAATCTTTGCAGACAAACGCTCAGCGCCTGAAGGAGTATAGGGCCAAATTAATTCTATTCCCTATAAATGAGAAGAAGGTATGTAATTTCAAACTGCTTTATCATCTTGTAGAATGTTTTCACTCTTTAtcttaattcaatttattcaattaatgtttatatttaaaaatttgagataACATGACGATTTAGCtacaaaagatattttgcatatattttgcattaattttatttatactttcttaAATTTCAGCCCAAGAAGGGTGATGCGACcgaagaggagagaaaggtCGCGGTTCAAATCAAGGGTGATCCTATGCCTATTCGGCATCAAGCACCTGCCAGGGCGAAGGCTCGTCCTATCACTGAGGAGGAAACCAAATTCTCGGCATATGTAACCCTTCGTAAAGCACGAGCTGATGCGCGATTAGTCGGCATTCGTGCTAAGCGCGTCAAGGACGCGTCAGAGAATCCCGACGAGGTGACTAAAGTCGCGAAAGATAAGAAAGCCA from the Monomorium pharaonis isolate MP-MQ-018 unplaced genomic scaffold, ASM1337386v2 scaffold_184, whole genome shotgun sequence genome contains:
- the LOC118648114 gene encoding LOW QUALITY PROTEIN: 60S ribosomal protein L13-like (The sequence of the model RefSeq protein was modified relative to this genomic sequence to represent the inferred CDS: deleted 1 base in 1 codon), which codes for MGKGNNMIPNGHFHKDWQRYVKTWFNQPARKIRRKQKRVKKARAVAPRPVNLLRPLVHCPTFRYHTKVRAGRGFTLAELKASGLNKRFAKTIGIAVDPRRRNKSIESLQTNAQRLKEYRAKLILFPINEKKPKKGDATEEERKVAVQIKGDPMPIRHQAPARAKARPITEEETKFSAYVTLRKARADARLVGIRAKRVKDASENPDEVTKVAKDKKAKK